One region of Streptococcus salivarius genomic DNA includes:
- a CDS encoding TrkH family potassium uptake protein: MNRSIVRFLIAKLLLIEAALLVVPLIVALIYQEDAKVFASILGTMGILLFLGVLGTLFKPKNYHIYTKEGMLIVALCWVLWSFFGGLPFVFAGQIPSVIDAFFEMSSGFTTTGATILTDTGVLTHSLLFWRSFAHLIGGMGVLVFALAIMNNSKNGHHEVMRAEVPGPVFGKVVAKLKNTAQILYIIYLTMFVIFAVILWLCGMPIFDSIITAMGGAGTGGFAVYNDSIAHYHSDLITYVVTVGTLLFGVNFNLYFYILLRKIKFFFQDEELRTYFAIVAISTGLIILNIFGIYHNLADSFKYSFFEVSTIITTTGFGLTDITKWPLFSQYILLLLMFIGGSAGSTAGGFKVIRAMIIAKIARNQTLASLYPNRILSLHINGSVLDKETQHSVLKYLAVYVLIILSLVTVLSLDNQDLLIVTSAAASTFNNIGPLLGTSDSFAIFSPLSKLIMGFAMIAGRLEIYPLLLLFLPKTWSKT; the protein is encoded by the coding sequence ATGAATCGATCTATTGTCCGTTTTCTTATTGCCAAGCTTCTGCTTATTGAGGCTGCTCTCTTGGTTGTACCACTTATCGTTGCCCTCATTTATCAAGAAGATGCCAAAGTATTTGCCAGCATCTTGGGTACGATGGGGATTCTCCTCTTTCTCGGAGTACTTGGTACTCTCTTTAAACCGAAGAACTACCATATTTACACCAAAGAAGGGATGCTTATTGTAGCCCTCTGTTGGGTGCTCTGGTCCTTCTTTGGAGGATTGCCCTTCGTCTTTGCTGGTCAGATTCCAAGTGTCATTGATGCCTTCTTCGAGATGAGCTCTGGTTTCACAACCACGGGGGCTACTATTCTCACAGATACTGGAGTACTTACCCACTCCCTCCTCTTCTGGCGAAGTTTCGCCCACTTGATTGGAGGGATGGGGGTATTGGTCTTTGCCCTAGCCATCATGAACAACAGTAAAAATGGTCACCATGAGGTTATGCGTGCAGAGGTGCCTGGTCCAGTTTTTGGTAAGGTCGTGGCCAAGCTCAAAAATACAGCTCAAATTCTTTACATCATCTATTTAACCATGTTCGTTATTTTTGCTGTTATTCTCTGGCTTTGCGGTATGCCAATCTTTGATAGTATCATCACTGCTATGGGGGGCGCAGGTACTGGGGGATTTGCTGTCTATAATGACTCTATCGCCCACTACCACAGCGATCTGATTACCTATGTGGTTACTGTTGGTACCCTACTCTTTGGGGTTAACTTCAACCTTTATTTCTATATCCTCCTTCGCAAAATCAAGTTTTTCTTCCAAGATGAAGAACTACGTACCTACTTTGCGATTGTGGCTATTTCAACTGGTTTAATTATCCTCAATATTTTTGGAATCTACCACAATTTGGCTGACTCTTTCAAATACTCATTTTTCGAAGTGTCAACTATCATCACAACAACCGGTTTTGGTCTGACAGATATTACCAAATGGCCACTCTTTTCTCAGTATATCCTACTCCTCCTGATGTTTATCGGAGGGTCAGCAGGTTCTACAGCTGGTGGTTTCAAGGTTATCCGTGCTATGATTATTGCTAAGATTGCACGAAATCAGACCCTGGCTAGCCTCTATCCTAATCGTATCCTGTCACTTCATATTAATGGAAGTGTTCTCGATAAAGAAACGCAGCACAGTGTTCTCAAATACCTAGCTGTATATGTACTCATTATACTAAGTTTAGTCACTGTTTTGTCACTGGATAATCAAGACCTCTTGATTGTGACAAGTGCTGCTGCTTCAACCTTTAACAACATTGGACCTTTACTTGGAACGAGTGATAGCTTTGCTATTTTCAGTCCTTTATCTAAGCTTATCATGGGATTTGCTATGATTGCAGGACGTTTGGAAATCTATCCTTTATTACTCCTCTTCCTACCAAAAACTTGGTCAAAAACTTAA
- the trkA gene encoding Trk system potassium transporter TrkA, producing MRIIVVGAGKVGTALCRSLVEEKHDVILIEEKEEVLKRLSKRYDVMGFAGNGANFKILEQAEVNNCDVFIAMTDKDEVNMISAVLAKQMGAKETIVRVRNPEYSNAYFKDKNFLGFSLVVNPELLTARYIANTVEFPNALSVETFANGRVILMAFKVTENSQLSGMTMEQFRKKFGNILVCTIDRQGELIIPDGNATMQIGDKIYVTGKRVDMALFHSYIKPKSIKKLLLIGAGRISYYLLNILKNNRIKVKLIEQKMDRAQTFSQVFPEVSVILGDGTAKDLLLEESASSYDAVATLTGVDEENIITSMFLESLGIHKNITKVNRTSLLEIIDTRETTTIVTPKSIAVDTVMHFVRGRYNAKDSSLDALHHVANGRIETLQFQIKENNKIAGKKLSELEFANGVLIAAIIRNGKSIFPTGEDRLAIGDKIVIVTLLQNVTHIYDLLKR from the coding sequence ATGCGTATTATTGTCGTAGGTGCCGGTAAAGTCGGTACCGCACTCTGTCGCTCTCTTGTTGAAGAGAAGCACGATGTTATTTTAATTGAAGAAAAAGAAGAGGTCCTCAAACGACTCAGCAAACGTTACGATGTGATGGGCTTTGCTGGTAATGGGGCTAATTTCAAAATCTTGGAACAAGCCGAGGTTAACAACTGCGATGTTTTTATCGCTATGACTGATAAAGATGAAGTAAACATGATTTCAGCCGTTCTGGCTAAACAAATGGGTGCCAAAGAAACCATTGTTCGTGTGCGTAACCCAGAATACTCAAATGCTTATTTCAAAGACAAGAACTTTCTTGGATTCTCATTAGTAGTTAATCCTGAACTTTTAACAGCTCGCTATATTGCCAATACAGTTGAATTTCCAAATGCTCTATCAGTAGAAACCTTTGCTAACGGACGTGTTATCCTGATGGCATTTAAAGTCACTGAAAATAGCCAATTGTCTGGTATGACAATGGAACAATTCCGTAAGAAATTCGGCAATATTCTAGTTTGTACGATTGACCGTCAAGGTGAACTCATCATTCCAGATGGGAATGCTACCATGCAAATTGGGGATAAGATTTATGTCACTGGTAAACGTGTTGATATGGCGCTTTTCCACAGTTACATCAAGCCAAAAAGCATCAAAAAACTTTTGTTGATTGGTGCTGGACGTATCTCCTACTACTTGCTCAATATCTTGAAAAACAATCGTATTAAGGTCAAATTGATTGAGCAAAAAATGGACCGTGCACAAACCTTTAGTCAGGTCTTCCCTGAAGTTTCTGTTATCTTAGGTGACGGTACTGCTAAAGACCTTCTTCTCGAGGAAAGTGCATCCAGTTATGATGCCGTAGCTACCCTAACTGGAGTAGATGAAGAAAATATCATCACCTCTATGTTCCTCGAAAGCCTTGGTATTCACAAGAATATTACTAAAGTCAACCGTACCAGTCTTTTAGAGATTATCGATACACGTGAGACAACAACAATTGTCACACCTAAGAGTATTGCCGTTGACACTGTAATGCACTTTGTCCGTGGGCGTTATAATGCTAAAGATTCTAGCCTCGATGCCCTTCACCATGTGGCTAATGGTCGTATCGAAACCTTGCAATTCCAAATTAAGGAAAACAACAAAATCGCTGGGAAGAAACTTTCTGAGCTTGAATTTGCTAATGGTGTCCTTATCGCTGCTATTATTCGCAATGGAAAATCTATTTTCCCAACGGGAGAAGACAGACTCGCTATTGGGGATAAAATCGTGATCGTTACACTCTTACAAAATGTAACTCATATTTACGACTTGTTGAAGAGGTAA
- a CDS encoding tRNA (cytidine(34)-2'-O)-methyltransferase, with translation MSRNHIVLFEPRIPQNTGNIARTCAATNSPLHIIRPMGFPIDDKKMKRAGLDYWDKLDITYYDNLADFMSKNQDGRLHLVTKFADKTYSDENYADGGDHYFMFGREDTGLPEDFMREHPEKAIRIPMNDEHVRSLNVSNTVCMIVYEALRQQQFAGLELSHRYQNDKLK, from the coding sequence ATGTCACGTAATCATATTGTCTTGTTTGAACCTCGCATTCCGCAAAATACTGGGAATATCGCTCGTACCTGTGCAGCGACTAACAGCCCTCTTCATATCATTCGTCCTATGGGATTTCCAATTGATGACAAGAAGATGAAGCGTGCAGGCCTTGACTACTGGGATAAACTTGACATCACCTACTATGACAATTTGGCTGATTTTATGTCTAAAAATCAAGATGGCCGTTTGCATTTAGTCACGAAGTTTGCAGATAAGACTTATTCAGACGAGAATTATGCTGATGGCGGAGACCACTATTTTATGTTTGGTCGTGAAGATACGGGTCTGCCTGAAGATTTTATGCGTGAGCATCCTGAAAAAGCTATTCGTATTCCGATGAATGATGAACATGTGCGTAGTCTAAATGTGTCCAATACTGTTTGTATGATTGTTTATGAAGCACTTCGTCAGCAACAGTTTGCGGGGTTAGAGTTGAGCCATCGTTACCAGAATGATAAATTAAAATAG
- a CDS encoding ECF transporter S component, whose protein sequence is MTNTRKLAYIAILSAVSFLLLYFSFPLIPAADFLKVDFSILPVLIALVIFDFKSAIGVLLLRSLLKLLLNNGGPGSMIGLPMNFVALGVFVWGLSYFWKKNQTSKNYILGSVLGTVLLTVAMVALNYIYAVPLYAKFANFDIAQFIGLYKYLFAMVVPFNLLEGLIFAVAFALIYAPLKSILVKL, encoded by the coding sequence ATGACAAACACACGTAAATTGGCTTATATTGCCATTTTATCCGCAGTTTCATTCTTATTGCTTTATTTTTCATTTCCATTGATTCCAGCAGCAGATTTTTTGAAGGTTGATTTTTCAATCCTTCCAGTTCTTATCGCCTTGGTTATCTTTGATTTTAAGAGTGCTATTGGCGTTCTCTTACTTCGTTCATTGTTGAAGCTCTTGCTAAACAATGGTGGTCCAGGATCAATGATTGGACTTCCTATGAATTTCGTTGCTCTAGGAGTCTTTGTTTGGGGCCTAAGCTATTTTTGGAAAAAGAATCAAACGAGTAAGAATTATATTCTTGGATCTGTTTTGGGTACTGTCTTGCTTACAGTTGCTATGGTAGCACTTAACTATATTTATGCAGTACCACTCTATGCCAAATTTGCCAACTTTGATATTGCGCAATTTATAGGTCTCTATAAATACCTTTTCGCTATGGTAGTACCTTTCAATTTACTTGAAGGATTAATTTTTGCAGTAGCCTTTGCTCTGATTTATGCTCCACTTAAGTCTATTCTAGTAAAATTATAA
- a CDS encoding phosphatase PAP2 family protein: protein MKHKHTHYIYASFALLLFVALGYMVKFYPEALTGFDSNIQTWVRGDLPAGLTRFFKTITILGNTPVQAIIAIVAVIWLYLRQYKAEAIFVGASGLLASILIVSLKYIYQRQRPSITHLVHASGYSFPSGHSLGTFMILGAIAIVLAQRLAKKESKIAVYGITGLLIFLVGLSRIYVGVHYPTDVLAGFTLAFGLLNAIYPTYDRIRFEWRFHSKQK, encoded by the coding sequence ATGAAACACAAACACACACATTATATTTATGCTTCTTTTGCCTTATTGTTATTTGTTGCTCTCGGTTACATGGTTAAGTTCTACCCTGAAGCCTTGACAGGATTTGATAGCAACATTCAAACTTGGGTTCGAGGAGACTTACCAGCAGGATTGACACGCTTTTTTAAAACGATTACCATACTTGGGAATACGCCCGTACAGGCTATTATTGCAATCGTAGCAGTAATCTGGCTTTATCTACGTCAGTATAAAGCAGAAGCTATCTTTGTAGGTGCCAGTGGGCTTCTCGCTAGTATCTTGATTGTAAGTTTGAAGTATATTTACCAGCGTCAACGCCCATCAATTACGCATTTAGTGCACGCTAGTGGTTATTCTTTCCCTAGTGGTCACTCTTTGGGAACTTTTATGATTCTTGGAGCAATTGCCATTGTTCTTGCTCAGCGTTTGGCGAAAAAAGAATCTAAAATAGCAGTTTATGGTATTACTGGGCTTCTGATTTTCCTTGTTGGACTTTCGCGTATTTATGTGGGTGTCCATTATCCAACAGATGTTTTAGCTGGCTTTACCTTAGCCTTTGGTTTGCTTAATGCTATCTATCCAACTTATGACCGCATTCGCTTTGAATGGCGATTCCACAGTAAACAGAAATAA
- a CDS encoding helix-turn-helix transcriptional regulator has product MNIKDSIGLRIKTERERQQMSREVLCLDGAELTVRQLIRIEKGESLPSLDKLSYIAKRLGKNMSDLLDHDNITIPDEYYEMKNRLIKFPTYRNPERIKSKLALIEEVYEKFFELLPEEELLTLDILENILSFTNWEESPKVEEIYEDLFEQVKRKKKFSTNDLLVIDYYFFHLYGRKQFDKKLFERIVKRVLNQEIWTDDVYNIVLFNDLMAIAALKIFHNSFSDFLTVVDKALAVIEKSQFYSYKPSVFVLKAKYELLHKGNKKKAAENYDKAIMFASVLEDSVLEESIKAGKAADGL; this is encoded by the coding sequence TTGAACATAAAAGACAGCATTGGACTAAGAATCAAAACTGAGCGTGAACGTCAGCAGATGTCACGTGAAGTGCTATGTTTAGATGGTGCGGAATTGACTGTGCGTCAGTTAATTCGTATTGAAAAAGGGGAGTCACTCCCGTCTTTGGATAAATTATCTTATATTGCAAAACGTCTAGGAAAAAATATGTCTGATCTATTGGATCATGACAATATTACCATTCCTGACGAATATTATGAGATGAAGAATCGTTTGATTAAGTTTCCAACGTACAGAAATCCAGAAAGAATAAAGTCTAAACTTGCCTTAATTGAGGAAGTCTATGAGAAATTCTTTGAACTTCTTCCAGAAGAAGAGTTGTTAACTCTAGATATTTTGGAAAATATTTTGAGTTTTACTAATTGGGAGGAGAGCCCAAAGGTTGAAGAAATATATGAAGACTTGTTTGAACAAGTCAAAAGGAAGAAGAAATTCTCAACTAACGATTTATTAGTTATTGACTATTATTTCTTCCATCTCTATGGAAGAAAACAGTTTGACAAAAAACTTTTTGAAAGGATTGTAAAGAGAGTATTAAATCAGGAAATTTGGACAGACGATGTCTATAATATTGTTTTATTTAATGATTTGATGGCTATCGCTGCTTTGAAGATTTTTCACAATTCCTTTTCAGACTTCTTAACAGTTGTGGATAAAGCATTAGCCGTTATAGAAAAATCACAATTCTATAGCTATAAACCTAGTGTTTTTGTTCTCAAAGCTAAATATGAACTTCTGCATAAGGGAAATAAGAAAAAGGCTGCAGAGAATTACGATAAGGCCATAATGTTTGCTTCCGTTTTAGAAGACTCGGTTTTAGAAGAAAGTATAAAAGCAGGGAAAGCGGCAGATGGTTTATAG
- a CDS encoding peptide cleavage/export ABC transporter: MSKYPYISQVDQRDCGVAALSMILKHYGSSYSLAYLRELAQTSREGTSALGLVEAAKQLGLETQAIRADLDLFKQESLSYPFIAHVVKEGGLQHYYTVFGQIKGKLVIGDPDPSKKVIKMPLEEFAKEWTGVALFFVPGETYTKYKEDVPGLLSFLPILFRRKGLIAVIVLLSFLVTLVNIIGSYYLQSIIDRLIPQEAYTLLTMISLGLCISYLAQQVFTFFKDYLLHRLGNYLSIAVILPYIKHVLSLPISFFSSRRTGEITSRFGDANTIIDALASTILSIFLDVTIVMTLAVALILQNQSLFVMTLTVVPLYVLIILAFYKLFEKENYQLMEANSQVNTAVIDDLRGIETLKSLRVEERRYQEIEVKFHDYLKKSLSKAKWQLTQDGLKTGVQLVSNVFILWYGAQLAMEGQLSAGQLITYNMLLNYFTTPLINIINLQSKIQQAKVANNRLQEVYVVDKEEKGKLKELSFKQLALKGVSHRFSYQQETLSKIDLTIHKGEKIALMGKSGSGKTTLAKMLSGYYTKSSGHVTLDKDAIGHAELRQMVTYVPQQTYVFTGTILENLLLGFEGEVDEKELLKVCQQADILEDIQKMPLGFQTQVSEDGGLSGGQKQRLAIARALLSKQPILIFDEATSGLDSDTESRVMANLTKIKRTMIFIAHRHSVRQHVSRVVTMVSGQIESDSPNFNPFQFI, from the coding sequence ATGTCAAAATATCCATATATTTCACAGGTTGATCAGCGTGATTGTGGTGTCGCTGCCTTGTCCATGATTCTTAAACACTATGGTTCGTCTTATAGTTTGGCCTATTTGCGGGAGTTGGCTCAGACCTCTCGGGAAGGAACTTCTGCGCTTGGTTTGGTTGAAGCGGCCAAGCAGTTGGGTCTTGAAACTCAGGCCATTCGTGCGGATTTAGACTTGTTTAAACAAGAAAGCCTATCTTATCCTTTTATTGCACATGTGGTTAAAGAAGGTGGACTGCAACATTATTATACGGTGTTTGGTCAAATCAAAGGGAAGCTTGTTATTGGTGATCCAGATCCTAGCAAGAAGGTCATTAAAATGCCCTTAGAGGAGTTTGCCAAAGAGTGGACGGGAGTTGCTCTCTTTTTTGTTCCAGGAGAAACCTACACTAAATACAAAGAAGATGTGCCTGGGCTTCTTTCATTTTTACCAATTTTGTTTCGTCGTAAGGGATTGATTGCAGTCATTGTCTTACTGAGTTTTCTAGTGACCCTTGTTAATATTATTGGTTCTTATTATTTGCAATCTATTATTGACCGCTTGATTCCTCAGGAGGCCTACACTCTTCTGACAATGATTTCGCTAGGCCTATGTATCTCTTATCTAGCTCAACAAGTATTTACTTTTTTCAAAGATTATCTTCTACATCGATTGGGGAATTACTTGTCCATTGCTGTCATTCTTCCTTATATTAAGCATGTCCTTTCCCTACCGATTAGTTTCTTTAGTTCACGTCGTACTGGTGAAATCACATCACGTTTTGGAGATGCCAACACTATTATCGATGCTCTAGCTTCAACGATTTTATCAATTTTCCTAGATGTGACCATTGTGATGACTCTAGCTGTGGCCCTTATTTTACAAAATCAGTCACTTTTTGTGATGACACTCACGGTAGTTCCTCTTTATGTGTTAATCATTTTGGCATTCTATAAGCTTTTTGAAAAGGAAAATTATCAATTGATGGAGGCAAATAGTCAGGTCAATACCGCTGTTATTGATGATTTGCGAGGCATTGAAACCTTAAAATCCTTGAGAGTTGAAGAGAGACGGTATCAGGAAATTGAGGTGAAATTCCATGACTATTTGAAGAAGTCTTTGTCTAAGGCTAAGTGGCAATTAACGCAGGATGGTTTAAAGACAGGGGTTCAGTTAGTTTCCAATGTCTTTATCCTCTGGTATGGGGCACAATTGGCCATGGAAGGACAGCTATCTGCAGGTCAGTTGATTACCTATAATATGTTGCTGAATTATTTTACAACTCCTTTAATTAATATTATCAATCTCCAATCAAAAATTCAGCAAGCCAAAGTAGCCAATAATCGTCTTCAAGAAGTTTATGTTGTGGACAAGGAAGAAAAAGGAAAACTTAAAGAGTTATCCTTTAAACAACTTGCTCTTAAGGGTGTCAGTCACCGTTTTAGTTATCAGCAAGAGACGCTTAGTAAGATTGATTTAACGATTCATAAGGGTGAGAAAATTGCCCTCATGGGTAAAAGTGGATCTGGGAAAACGACCTTAGCGAAAATGTTGTCGGGTTATTACACAAAATCTAGTGGTCATGTAACCCTAGATAAAGATGCTATTGGCCATGCGGAGCTGCGTCAAATGGTGACTTACGTTCCCCAGCAGACCTATGTGTTTACTGGAACCATTTTAGAAAATCTGCTGTTAGGATTTGAAGGAGAAGTTGACGAGAAAGAACTTCTTAAGGTTTGCCAACAAGCTGATATCTTAGAGGATATTCAAAAAATGCCACTAGGTTTTCAGACCCAAGTATCTGAGGATGGTGGTCTATCTGGTGGTCAAAAACAACGCTTGGCGATAGCGAGGGCCCTCTTGTCGAAGCAGCCTATCTTGATTTTTGACGAAGCTACCAGTGGTCTCGATAGTGATACTGAAAGCAGGGTCATGGCTAATCTTACTAAGATTAAACGAACAATGATTTTTATTGCTCACCGTCATAGTGTCCGTCAACATGTCAGTCGTGTGGTGACCATGGTGAGTGGCCAGATTGAGTCGGACAGTCCTAATTTCAATCCATTCCAGTTTATTTAA
- a CDS encoding DUF805 domain-containing protein, whose amino-acid sequence MLEAYKNFWLGYIDFYGRTKRSDYWWVVLINGVIGTLIFLLMDFLGETKAAGFTLTAFILFIAATALPTISMQIRRLRDANFNVAWIVLKATPLLVVLWVMYAFPTRDSK is encoded by the coding sequence ATGTTAGAGGCATATAAAAATTTTTGGTTAGGCTATATTGATTTTTATGGTCGTACAAAACGATCAGACTATTGGTGGGTTGTCTTGATTAATGGAGTTATTGGTACTTTAATTTTCCTACTGATGGACTTCCTTGGAGAAACAAAGGCTGCTGGCTTTACATTAACAGCTTTCATTTTATTTATAGCAGCAACGGCGCTTCCTACCATTTCTATGCAGATTCGTCGTCTACGTGATGCCAATTTCAATGTTGCTTGGATTGTATTAAAAGCGACACCACTACTGGTAGTGCTTTGGGTGATGTATGCCTTTCCTACAAGAGATTCAAAATAA
- a CDS encoding DUF4153 domain-containing protein: METNNYTTDLQLVSQEYSNEKTSLQTKTKKFLEHFSTKDIWKIKGLIVACLVSCFLYVTYLTHFSFAFPATLVLISTIELGCRLLGGKAKGMRLESGIFMVTSLLQGLQISLWGLHDNWGSAQILCLHASILLYLMARTGQSSQDRLGIMVWLDLIYTSCIFPLKYFFIGAWTLLYKTAPKQELSEEEKHVIKNHKWMILISIMIALVLTVFAASQLSQVLPAFGQLWRQFFQTLTSLLDFTLTFKDNGLLFSRLISSIPLALGLFAQLAATYLAKEKPLSQKRFEGHLKATRQFPKVAAYIVLGSLCFTYALFILTATSQMGELLSLNQANIPAHQASHIAVQGFWQLVRVSTLNLGILAGLYIFSKENFFTHKGLRFLSTLLFAFASLFALIAGWKLFGVYMALYGVTPRRLLSGWFVTVLFIWCVLTLIRLYKPIQATRLAIFYATISFTLVNLLGSFIL, encoded by the coding sequence ATGGAAACAAATAACTACACTACTGATTTACAGCTAGTCTCCCAGGAATATTCCAACGAAAAGACTAGTCTTCAAACCAAAACCAAGAAATTCTTGGAACATTTTTCAACAAAAGACATTTGGAAAATTAAGGGACTGATTGTCGCCTGTCTTGTGTCCTGCTTCCTGTATGTCACTTACTTGACCCATTTTTCCTTTGCCTTTCCAGCAACCCTTGTCTTGATCAGTACGATTGAGCTAGGCTGTCGCCTATTAGGTGGAAAAGCAAAGGGAATGCGACTTGAATCGGGAATATTTATGGTCACTAGTCTCCTCCAAGGCTTGCAAATTAGTCTCTGGGGTCTGCACGACAACTGGGGCAGCGCTCAGATTCTTTGCCTTCATGCAAGTATCCTCCTTTACTTAATGGCACGCACTGGACAAAGTAGTCAAGATCGTTTAGGAATTATGGTTTGGCTAGACCTCATATACACCAGCTGCATCTTCCCGCTAAAATATTTCTTTATCGGAGCCTGGACACTCCTATATAAAACAGCACCTAAACAAGAACTCTCCGAAGAAGAAAAACACGTAATCAAGAACCACAAATGGATGATTCTCATTAGTATCATGATTGCCTTGGTACTAACTGTATTCGCTGCTAGTCAGCTTAGTCAGGTCTTACCTGCTTTCGGACAACTTTGGCGACAGTTCTTCCAGACACTAACTTCTCTACTTGATTTCACCCTCACCTTCAAGGACAACGGATTATTGTTCTCTCGTTTAATAAGCAGTATCCCTCTGGCTCTAGGACTTTTTGCTCAACTCGCTGCAACCTATTTGGCAAAAGAAAAGCCACTCAGTCAAAAACGATTTGAAGGCCATCTTAAAGCGACCCGTCAGTTCCCAAAAGTAGCAGCTTATATCGTACTCGGAAGCCTCTGCTTCACTTATGCCCTATTCATATTAACTGCCACTAGTCAAATGGGAGAACTCCTTTCTCTCAACCAAGCCAACATTCCAGCCCATCAAGCCTCACATATTGCGGTTCAAGGCTTCTGGCAATTGGTTCGAGTTTCTACCCTCAACTTAGGAATCCTAGCTGGACTTTACATTTTTTCTAAAGAAAACTTCTTCACCCACAAGGGGCTTCGTTTCTTAAGTACCCTACTCTTTGCTTTTGCTAGCCTCTTTGCCCTTATCGCTGGCTGGAAACTCTTTGGCGTTTATATGGCACTCTATGGTGTGACGCCACGTCGCTTATTGTCAGGTTGGTTTGTCACAGTACTCTTTATTTGGTGTGTCCTAACACTTATTCGACTCTATAAACCTATTCAGGCAACTCGTCTCGCTATATTTTATGCAACTATCAGCTTTACCCTCGTTAACCTCTTAGGTAGCTTTATTTTATAA
- a CDS encoding amino acid ABC transporter substrate-binding protein: MKLKKILGITGVAIASVALLAACSSKSSKEASKSSGAKETINFATVGTTAPFSYEENGELTGYDVEVAKAVFKDSDKYEVKFQKTEWSSVFTGLDSAKYQMAGNNISYSEERDQKYLFSYPIGTTPAVLTVPKDSNIKKYDDIAGHSTQVVQGTSTATQLTEFNDKHSDKPVELNYTNENITQMLTSLNEGKYDFKIFDAPTVNAIIKNNKLSNLKTIELKSDQQPYIYFLFADNQKDLQKFVNKRLEELQKDGTLAKLAEKFLGNKDYIPTKDALKVPSKK, encoded by the coding sequence ATGAAACTTAAAAAAATTCTTGGAATCACAGGTGTAGCCATTGCTTCAGTAGCTTTGCTTGCTGCATGTTCATCTAAATCATCAAAAGAAGCCTCTAAATCTTCAGGTGCTAAAGAAACAATTAACTTTGCCACAGTTGGGACAACAGCACCGTTCTCATATGAAGAAAACGGTGAATTGACTGGTTACGATGTGGAAGTGGCTAAAGCAGTCTTCAAGGACTCTGACAAATATGAAGTGAAATTCCAAAAAACAGAATGGTCTTCAGTCTTCACAGGTCTTGACTCAGCTAAATACCAAATGGCTGGGAACAATATCTCTTATTCAGAAGAACGTGACCAAAAATACCTCTTCTCATATCCAATTGGGACCACACCAGCTGTTTTGACTGTTCCAAAAGATAGTAATATTAAGAAATATGATGATATTGCTGGACACTCAACGCAGGTTGTTCAAGGAACATCGACAGCGACACAATTAACTGAATTTAACGATAAACATTCAGACAAGCCAGTTGAACTTAACTACACAAATGAAAATATTACACAAATGTTGACAAGTTTGAATGAAGGCAAGTACGACTTCAAGATCTTTGATGCACCAACTGTTAATGCAATCATCAAAAACAATAAATTGAGCAACTTGAAGACTATTGAGCTTAAATCTGATCAACAACCATACATCTACTTCTTGTTCGCAGATAACCAAAAAGACCTTCAAAAATTTGTAAACAAACGTTTGGAAGAACTCCAAAAAGATGGTACTTTGGCTAAATTGGCTGAAAAATTCCTTGGAAATAAAGATTATATTCCAACTAAAGACGCTTTGAAAGTTCCAAGCAAAAAATAA